The Pseudomonas kermanshahensis genome includes a window with the following:
- a CDS encoding bifunctional prephenate dehydrogenase/3-phosphoshikimate 1-carboxyvinyltransferase, translating to MVNAVTTKPAPLIGRLVVVGLGLIGGSFAKGLRESGLCREVVGVDLDAPSRKQAVALGVVDRCEEDLAAACVGADVIQLAVPILAMEKLLARLAQLDLGDAVITDVGSAKGNVVRAAREVLGERLSRFVPGHPIAGSEQSGVEASNAALFRRHKVILTPLPDTDPAALATVDRLWRALDADVEHMPVERHDEVLAATSHLPHLLAFGLVDSLAKRNENLEIFRYAAGGFRDFTRIAGSDPTMWHDIFLANREAVLRTLDTYRSDLDALRDAIDAGDGHQLLGVFTRARVAREHFSKILARRAYVDAMNANDLIFLAQPGGRLTGRIRVPGDKSISHRSIMLGSLAEGTTEVEGFLEGEDALATLQAFRDMGVVIEGPNQGRVTIHGVGLHGLKPPPGPIYVGNSGTSMRLLSGLLAGQPFDVTMTGDASLSKRPMNRVANPLREMGAVVETGPEGRPPLTIRGGNKLKALTYTLPMASAQVKSCLLLAGLYAEGKTTVTEPAPTRDHTERMLRGFGYAVESNGPVASLQSGGKLTATRIEVPADISSAAFFLVAASIAQGSELVLEHVGINPTRTGVIDILRLMGGDITLENQREVGGEPVADLRVRGAQLKGIDIPENLVPLAIDEFPVLFVAAACAEGRTVLRGAEELRVKESDRIQVMADGLISLGVKCEPTPDGIIIDGGQIGGGEVHGHGDHRIAMAFSVASLRATAPIRIHDCANVATSFPNFLALCAEVGIRVAEEGKS from the coding sequence GTGGTAAATGCAGTAACAACCAAACCCGCACCGCTCATCGGTCGCCTCGTCGTCGTAGGCCTGGGCCTGATCGGCGGCTCCTTCGCCAAGGGCTTGCGCGAAAGCGGCCTGTGCCGCGAAGTGGTCGGCGTCGACCTGGATGCCCCCTCGCGCAAGCAGGCCGTGGCCCTGGGGGTGGTCGACCGCTGTGAAGAAGACCTCGCCGCCGCCTGTGTCGGTGCCGATGTCATCCAGCTGGCCGTGCCGATCCTGGCCATGGAAAAGCTGCTGGCGCGCCTGGCACAGCTCGACCTGGGCGATGCCGTCATCACCGATGTCGGCAGCGCCAAGGGCAATGTGGTGCGCGCCGCCCGTGAAGTCCTGGGTGAGCGCCTGTCGCGCTTCGTCCCCGGCCACCCGATTGCCGGTTCTGAGCAGAGCGGGGTAGAGGCCTCCAACGCCGCCCTGTTCCGTCGCCACAAGGTCATCCTCACGCCGCTGCCGGACACCGACCCCGCCGCCCTGGCCACGGTAGACCGCCTGTGGCGCGCATTGGATGCCGATGTCGAGCACATGCCGGTCGAGCGCCATGACGAAGTCCTGGCCGCCACCAGCCACCTGCCGCACTTGCTGGCCTTCGGCCTGGTCGATTCGCTGGCCAAGCGCAATGAAAACCTCGAGATCTTCCGGTACGCTGCGGGAGGCTTCCGCGATTTCACGAGAATCGCCGGCAGCGACCCGACCATGTGGCACGACATCTTTCTCGCCAACCGCGAAGCCGTCCTGCGCACGCTTGATACATATCGCAGCGATCTCGACGCCTTGCGCGACGCGATCGATGCAGGGGACGGGCACCAGTTGCTGGGTGTATTCACCCGCGCACGCGTTGCCCGCGAGCATTTCAGTAAAATCCTGGCCCGCCGGGCCTATGTGGACGCTATGAACGCCAACGATCTGATTTTCCTGGCCCAACCGGGTGGCCGCCTGACCGGGCGAATCCGCGTACCGGGCGACAAGTCGATTTCTCACCGCTCGATCATGCTCGGCTCGCTGGCCGAAGGCACGACCGAGGTCGAAGGGTTCCTCGAAGGTGAGGATGCGCTGGCGACCTTGCAAGCCTTCCGTGACATGGGGGTGGTCATCGAAGGCCCGAACCAGGGTCGCGTAACCATCCATGGGGTCGGCCTGCACGGCCTCAAGCCGCCACCTGGGCCAATCTACGTGGGTAACTCCGGCACCTCGATGCGCTTGCTCTCTGGCCTGTTGGCCGGTCAGCCGTTCGACGTGACCATGACCGGTGATGCCTCGCTGTCCAAGCGCCCGATGAATCGCGTGGCTAACCCGCTGCGCGAAATGGGCGCAGTGGTCGAGACTGGCCCTGAAGGCCGTCCGCCATTGACCATCCGTGGTGGCAACAAGCTCAAGGCGCTGACCTACACGCTGCCAATGGCCAGTGCCCAGGTCAAATCGTGCCTGCTGCTGGCCGGTCTGTATGCCGAAGGCAAGACCACGGTCACTGAACCTGCACCGACCCGTGACCACACCGAGCGCATGCTGCGCGGCTTTGGTTACGCAGTCGAGTCCAATGGCCCGGTGGCTTCGCTGCAGTCTGGCGGCAAGCTGACGGCGACCCGCATCGAAGTGCCTGCCGATATTTCGTCGGCGGCGTTCTTCCTGGTCGCAGCCTCGATCGCTCAAGGCTCTGAGCTGGTGCTCGAGCATGTCGGCATCAACCCGACCCGTACCGGCGTGATCGACATTCTGCGACTGATGGGCGGCGACATCACCCTGGAAAACCAGCGTGAAGTGGGTGGCGAGCCGGTGGCCGACCTGCGTGTGCGCGGTGCTCAGCTCAAGGGTATCGACATCCCCGAAAACCTGGTGCCGCTGGCCATCGACGAGTTCCCGGTACTGTTCGTCGCCGCGGCCTGTGCCGAAGGGCGCACCGTGCTGCGTGGCGCCGAAGAGCTGCGGGTCAAGGAATCCGACCGCATCCAGGTCATGGCCGATGGGCTGATCAGCCTGGGCGTGAAGTGCGAACCGACCCCGGACGGCATCATCATCGACGGCGGCCAGATCGGCGGCGGCGAAGTGCACGGCCACGGTGACCACCGTATCGCCATGGCCTTCAGCGTTGCCTCGCTGCGTGCCACTGCGCCGATTCGCATCCATGACTGCGCCAACGTCGCCACCTCGTTCCCTAACTTCCTGGCGCTGTGTGCCGAAGTCGGTATCCGCGTGGCTGAAGAGGGCAAGTCGTGA
- the cmk gene encoding (d)CMP kinase: MNSQATVITIDGPSGSGKGTVAGLLARELGWRLLDSGALYRLLAFNANNHGVDLTNEELLKQLAAHLDVQFIAAEPGKLQQIILEGEDVSSVIRTETVGAGASMVASLPAVRDALLLRQRAFREAPGLIADGRDMGTVVFPDAPLKIFLTASAEERARRRYLQLKGKGEDVSLSSLLDEIRARDERDTQRAVAPLKPAADAIQLDSTELSIEQVLQRIRSEIALRDLH, encoded by the coding sequence GTGAATTCGCAAGCAACAGTCATCACCATCGATGGGCCAAGCGGCTCGGGCAAGGGCACGGTCGCCGGTCTGCTGGCTCGCGAGCTGGGCTGGCGCCTGCTGGACTCCGGCGCGCTGTACCGTTTGCTGGCGTTCAATGCCAACAATCACGGCGTCGACCTGACCAACGAAGAGCTGCTCAAGCAACTTGCCGCCCATCTGGATGTGCAGTTCATCGCGGCCGAGCCCGGTAAGCTGCAACAGATCATCCTTGAGGGTGAGGACGTCAGCAGTGTCATCCGCACCGAAACCGTCGGTGCAGGCGCCTCGATGGTGGCCTCGTTGCCTGCCGTGCGGGACGCTTTGTTGTTGCGTCAGCGTGCATTCCGCGAGGCTCCGGGCTTGATCGCCGATGGTCGCGACATGGGTACCGTGGTGTTCCCGGATGCGCCCTTGAAGATTTTCCTGACCGCCAGCGCCGAGGAACGGGCACGTCGTCGTTACCTGCAGTTGAAGGGCAAAGGCGAAGATGTTAGTCTGTCGAGTCTGCTGGATGAGATTCGTGCACGTGATGAGCGTGACACCCAACGTGCAGTGGCCCCGCTGAAACCAGCGGCCGATGCCATTCAGTTGGACTCTACCGAGTTGTCCATCGAGCAGGTGTTGCAACGTATCAGGAGTGAGATCGCGCTTCGCGACCTTCACTGA
- the rpsA gene encoding 30S ribosomal protein S1, with protein sequence MSESFAELFEESLKTLNLQPGAIITGIVVDIDGDWVTVHAGLKSEGVIPLEQFYNEAGELTIKVGDEVHVALDAVEDGFGETKLSREKAKRAECWIVLEAAFAAEEVVKGVINGKVKGGFTVDVNGIRAFLPGSLVDVRPVRDTTHLEGKELEFKVIKLDQKRNNVVVSRRSVLEAENSAEREALLETLQEGQQVKGIVKNLTDYGAFVDLGGIDGLLHITDMAWKRIKHPSEIVNVGDEVDVRVLKFDRERNRVSLGLKQMGEDPWVAITARYPEGTRVQARVTNLTDYGCFAELEEGVEGLVHVSEMDWTNKNIHPSKVVQVGDEVEVMVLDIDEERRRISLGIKQCKSNPWEDFSGQFNKGDKITGTIKSITDFGIFIGLDGGIDGLVHLSDISWNETGEEAVRRFKKGDELETVILSVDPERERISLGIKQLEDDPFSNFVAVNDKGAIVKGIVKEVDAKGAIVTLADDIEATLKASEISRDRVEDARNVLKEGEEIEAKIISVDRKSRVISLSIKSKDDAEEREAIQSLKNAPEAAADTTMAALLREAMAKQN encoded by the coding sequence ATGAGCGAAAGCTTTGCAGAACTCTTTGAAGAAAGCCTGAAAACCCTCAATCTTCAGCCGGGTGCGATCATCACCGGTATCGTTGTCGACATCGACGGCGACTGGGTTACCGTACACGCTGGCCTGAAGTCCGAGGGCGTCATCCCGCTCGAGCAGTTCTACAACGAAGCTGGCGAGCTGACCATCAAGGTCGGTGACGAAGTTCACGTTGCGCTGGACGCGGTCGAAGACGGCTTTGGCGAAACCAAACTGTCCCGTGAAAAAGCCAAGCGCGCCGAGTGCTGGATTGTTCTGGAAGCAGCTTTCGCCGCCGAAGAAGTGGTCAAGGGCGTTATCAACGGTAAGGTTAAGGGCGGCTTCACTGTCGACGTTAACGGCATCCGTGCGTTCCTGCCGGGCTCCCTGGTTGATGTCCGCCCAGTGCGCGACACCACCCACCTGGAAGGCAAAGAGCTGGAATTCAAGGTCATCAAGCTCGACCAGAAGCGCAACAACGTTGTCGTTTCCCGTCGCAGCGTGCTGGAAGCCGAGAACTCCGCCGAGCGCGAAGCCCTGCTGGAAACCCTGCAGGAAGGCCAGCAAGTCAAAGGTATCGTCAAGAACCTCACCGACTACGGCGCATTCGTGGACCTGGGCGGTATCGACGGCCTGCTGCACATCACCGACATGGCCTGGAAGCGCATCAAGCATCCTTCCGAAATCGTTAACGTTGGCGACGAAGTCGACGTTCGCGTTCTGAAGTTCGACCGTGAGCGCAACCGCGTTTCGCTGGGTCTGAAGCAGATGGGCGAAGATCCGTGGGTTGCTATCACTGCCCGCTACCCAGAAGGTACTCGCGTACAAGCTCGCGTTACCAACCTGACCGACTACGGCTGCTTCGCTGAGCTGGAAGAAGGCGTTGAAGGTCTGGTACACGTTTCCGAAATGGACTGGACCAACAAGAACATCCACCCGTCGAAAGTCGTTCAGGTTGGCGACGAAGTGGAAGTCATGGTTCTGGACATCGACGAAGAGCGTCGTCGTATCTCCCTGGGCATCAAGCAGTGCAAGTCCAACCCATGGGAAGACTTCTCCGGCCAGTTCAACAAGGGTGACAAGATCACCGGTACCATCAAGTCGATCACCGACTTCGGTATCTTCATTGGTCTGGACGGCGGCATCGACGGCCTGGTTCACCTGTCCGACATCTCCTGGAACGAAACCGGCGAAGAAGCCGTACGTCGTTTCAAGAAGGGCGACGAGCTGGAAACCGTCATCCTGTCGGTCGACCCAGAGCGCGAGCGCATCTCCCTGGGCATCAAGCAGCTGGAAGACGATCCGTTCTCCAACTTCGTTGCTGTCAATGACAAGGGCGCTATCGTCAAGGGCATCGTGAAAGAAGTTGACGCCAAAGGCGCCATCGTCACCCTGGCCGACGACATCGAAGCCACTCTGAAAGCTTCCGAAATCAGCCGTGACCGCGTTGAAGACGCGCGTAACGTTCTGAAGGAAGGCGAAGAGATCGAAGCTAAGATCATCAGCGTTGACCGTAAGTCCCGCGTTATCAGCCTGTCGATCAAATCGAAAGACGACGCTGAAGAGCGCGAAGCTATCCAGAGCCTGAAAAACGCTCCGGAAGCTGCTGCCGACACCACCATGGCTGCGCTGCTGCGCGAAGCAATGGCCAAACAGAACTAA